A genomic region of Deinococcus aerophilus contains the following coding sequences:
- a CDS encoding UbiX family flavin prenyltransferase produces the protein MRLVVGVSGGSGIPYAHGVLRALQAAGVETHLIVSSGAKRVMSAEGGGLSPADLTRYAAQVHEDRDLAASVASGSYRTDGMLIIPCSAGTLAKVAHGFADTLLPRAAHVTLKERRPLVVVVREDPLPRPTLQNLLAVHDAGATVMTASPGFYHAPQSVEELLHFVTARVLDQFGLDVPGFQRWGEDGA, from the coding sequence GTGAGGCTGGTGGTGGGCGTGTCGGGGGGCAGTGGGATTCCCTACGCACACGGGGTGCTGCGTGCCCTGCAGGCGGCGGGCGTGGAAACGCACCTGATCGTCAGCAGCGGCGCCAAGCGGGTCATGAGCGCCGAGGGCGGAGGCCTGAGCCCCGCCGACCTGACCCGGTACGCCGCGCAGGTTCACGAGGACCGCGATCTGGCGGCGAGCGTCGCCAGCGGGTCGTACCGCACCGACGGCATGCTGATCATTCCGTGCAGCGCGGGCACCCTGGCGAAGGTGGCGCACGGCTTTGCCGACACCCTGCTGCCGCGCGCGGCGCACGTCACCCTCAAGGAGCGCCGCCCGCTGGTGGTGGTGGTGCGTGAAGACCCCCTGCCCCGGCCCACCCTGCAGAACCTGCTTGCCGTGCACGACGCCGGCGCCACCGTCATGACCGCCAGTCCCGGCTTCTACCACGCGCCGCAGAGCGTGGAGGAACTGCTGCACTTCGTGACCGCCCGGGTCCTCGATCAGTTTGGCCTGGATGTTCCCGGCTTTCAGCGCTGGGGCGAGGACGGCGCGTGA
- the ispD gene encoding 2-C-methyl-D-erythritol 4-phosphate cytidylyltransferase gives MSGPCLLAGTTAALIPAAGDGTRLGLGPKAMVTVGGLSLLARSVAALAPYVDEVLVALPEGLTPPPGLAARAIVGGATRQDSVLRLLRATAADTVLIHDAARPFVPPQVVGALLEAVPETGAASVALPVADTLVRAGPGETWGEGVPRAGLWAVQTPQGFRRALLLRAHEAAVADGYAATDDAGLIARQGGRVRLVRGDARLFKVTTPGDLALARALAPVWDAGEEEDRPPQGPVWNAGGRER, from the coding sequence GTGAGCGGCCCCTGCCTGCTCGCGGGCACCACCGCCGCCCTGATTCCCGCCGCCGGGGACGGCACCCGGCTGGGCCTGGGCCCCAAGGCGATGGTGACGGTGGGCGGCCTGAGTCTGCTTGCCCGCAGCGTCGCCGCCCTAGCCCCTTACGTGGACGAGGTTCTGGTGGCCCTGCCCGAAGGGCTGACCCCGCCTCCCGGCCTCGCGGCGCGGGCCATCGTGGGCGGCGCCACCCGCCAGGACAGCGTGCTGCGCCTGCTGCGCGCGACGGCGGCAGACACCGTGCTGATTCACGACGCGGCCCGGCCCTTTGTGCCCCCGCAGGTGGTGGGAGCGCTGCTGGAGGCGGTCCCGGAAACCGGCGCGGCCAGCGTGGCGCTGCCGGTGGCCGACACGCTGGTGCGCGCGGGGCCGGGGGAGACGTGGGGCGAGGGGGTGCCCCGCGCGGGCCTGTGGGCCGTGCAGACGCCCCAGGGGTTTCGCCGCGCGCTGCTGCTGCGGGCCCATGAAGCTGCCGTGGCCGACGGATACGCCGCCACCGACGACGCGGGTCTGATCGCCCGGCAGGGGGGACGGGTGCGGCTGGTGCGCGGGGACGCCCGGCTGTTCAAGGTCACCACCCCCGGCGATCTGGCCCTGGCGCGCGCCCTGGCCCCGGTGTGGGACGCCGGGGAGGAAGAGGACCGTCCGCCGCAGGGGCCGGTGTGGAATGCTGGGGGGCGTGAGCGCTAG
- a CDS encoding cytochrome P450 — translation MTSLSPASGPALADQLIGEYWQGAHLTDPDLLRRMWEAGPVLYSAAHGVAVLTGHAEVTAALRHPGTRTGKYGGGTLAQSASFAVMSPMMLFHDGTSHTRLRSLTQRAFTPSVLEESREFIGALTDDLLRGAREAGEVDFVQAVAYPLPVTVIVRMLGLTGTDAERFRTWTESVADLLGGVNVMPERWGQIEADARDMRAYFRTLADDLRASPQPGLLSALAAAEGEGGRLSSEELLANAVLLLAAGHETTSNLLSGSVLALARHPDQRAWLAQDPAGRAAAATEELLRVLSPVRGSGRFTTQPLTLGGVDLPAGTPLSLSYAAANRDPRVYPKPDALQLARTNARTHLAFAGGPHYCLGATLARLESATFLTTLMTRFPGFQVPEQPVSDRPNFALRGLERLSVRL, via the coding sequence ATGACTTCCCTGTCTCCGGCTTCCGGCCCTGCCCTGGCCGACCAGCTGATCGGCGAGTACTGGCAGGGCGCGCACCTGACCGATCCCGACCTGCTGCGCCGTATGTGGGAAGCGGGACCGGTGCTGTATTCCGCCGCGCACGGGGTCGCGGTGCTGACCGGACACGCCGAGGTCACGGCCGCGCTGCGCCACCCCGGTACCCGCACCGGCAAGTACGGGGGCGGCACCCTTGCCCAGAGCGCGAGCTTCGCCGTGATGAGTCCGATGATGCTGTTTCACGACGGGACCAGCCACACGCGGCTGCGGTCGCTGACCCAGCGGGCCTTCACGCCGAGCGTGCTGGAGGAGAGCCGCGAGTTTATCGGGGCGCTGACCGACGACCTGCTGCGCGGGGCGCGGGAGGCAGGCGAGGTGGATTTCGTGCAGGCGGTGGCCTACCCGCTGCCGGTCACGGTGATCGTGCGCATGCTGGGCCTGACCGGCACGGACGCCGAGCGCTTCCGGACCTGGACCGAGAGCGTGGCCGATCTGCTGGGCGGCGTGAACGTGATGCCCGAGCGCTGGGGGCAAATCGAGGCCGATGCCCGCGACATGCGTGCCTACTTCCGCACGCTGGCCGATGACCTGCGCGCCTCGCCGCAGCCGGGCCTGCTCTCGGCGTTGGCGGCGGCCGAGGGCGAGGGCGGCCGCCTGAGCAGCGAGGAACTGCTCGCCAACGCCGTGTTGCTGCTCGCCGCCGGGCACGAGACGACCAGCAATCTGCTCTCGGGCAGCGTGCTCGCCCTGGCCCGCCACCCGGACCAGCGGGCGTGGCTGGCCCAGGACCCCGCTGGTCGGGCGGCGGCGGCCACCGAGGAACTGCTGCGCGTGCTGTCGCCGGTGCGCGGCAGCGGGCGCTTCACGACCCAGCCGCTCACGCTGGGGGGGGTGGACCTGCCGGCCGGCACCCCCCTGAGCCTGAGCTACGCGGCGGCCAACCGCGATCCACGCGTCTACCCTAAGCCCGACGCCCTGCAGCTGGCGCGCACAAATGCCCGCACCCACCTGGCCTTTGCCGGCGGGCCCCATTACTGCCTGGGTGCCACGCTGGCCCGCCTGGAAAGCGCCACCTTCCTGACCACCCTGATGACCCGCTTTCCCGGTTTTCAGGTGCCCGAGCAGCCGGTCAGCGACCGCCCCAACTTTGCCCTGCGCGGCCTGGAGCGCCTGAGCGTGCGGCTGTAG
- a CDS encoding 4-(cytidine 5'-diphospho)-2-C-methyl-D-erythritol kinase: MSASLRPDSVTRPGPVTYLAPAKINLGLSVRGLRQDGYHELHSLMVPLAVGDDLEIMAADTLSLSVRGEWGAGLPTDEGNLVYRAARAYLDAAGVAGGAAITLHKHLPLASGLGGGSSDAATTLMALARLYPARVDLPALALRLGADVPFFLLGQPAVAEGVGELLTPLPLPRLALVLVNPGVEVSARDAYAWLDDEEAFTPALDTGAILAAVSAGRPLPYHNALQGGVAARHAPIRAALAALDAAGLHSPLMSGSGSTCFALATDGAAAHTAAAALAARHPDWWVQATSTL, translated from the coding sequence GTGAGCGCTAGCCTCCGCCCCGATTCCGTTACCCGCCCCGGCCCCGTGACCTACCTCGCCCCGGCCAAGATCAACCTGGGCCTGAGCGTGCGGGGCCTGCGGCAGGACGGTTACCACGAACTGCACTCGCTGATGGTGCCGCTGGCTGTGGGCGACGATCTGGAGATCATGGCGGCGGATACGCTGAGCCTGAGCGTGCGGGGCGAGTGGGGCGCCGGGCTGCCGACGGATGAGGGCAATCTGGTTTACCGGGCTGCCCGCGCCTATCTGGACGCGGCCGGGGTGGCGGGCGGCGCGGCCATCACGCTGCATAAACACCTTCCGCTGGCCTCTGGTCTTGGCGGCGGCAGCAGCGACGCAGCCACCACGCTGATGGCCCTGGCGCGGCTTTATCCGGCGCGGGTGGACCTGCCGGCCCTGGCGCTGCGGCTGGGTGCAGATGTGCCCTTCTTCCTGCTCGGTCAGCCTGCCGTCGCCGAGGGAGTCGGCGAGCTTCTGACACCGCTGCCGCTGCCGCGCCTTGCGCTGGTGCTCGTCAATCCGGGGGTGGAGGTCAGCGCCCGTGACGCCTACGCCTGGCTGGACGACGAGGAGGCCTTCACGCCCGCGCTGGACACCGGAGCGATCCTGGCCGCCGTGAGCGCGGGCCGCCCGCTGCCGTACCACAATGCCCTGCAGGGCGGGGTCGCCGCCCGGCACGCCCCCATCCGCGCGGCGCTGGCCGCCCTGGACGCGGCAGGCCTGCACTCTCCCCTGATGAGCGGTTCGGGCAGCACCTGCTTTGCCCTGGCCACAGACGGCGCCGCCGCCCACACCGCCGCCGCCGCCCTGGCCGCGCGGCATCCGGACTGGTGGGTGCAGGCCACTTCCACCCTGTAA